Proteins encoded by one window of Halobaculum halobium:
- a CDS encoding cupin domain-containing protein — translation MNRVNVDGVDWDETDRSEQVGWRRKRLAAAAGGDDLGCSLYELPPGKRAWPYHYHAGNAEALYVLSGEGTVRHADGTTPIRAGDYVALPAGEDGAHRVVNDAEDVLRYLAMSTMRDPDVLVYPDSDKVGAMGGAPPGGTGERDVDAYFRRDDAVDYWDGEDG, via the coding sequence GTGAACCGCGTCAACGTCGACGGTGTGGACTGGGACGAGACCGACCGGAGCGAGCAAGTGGGATGGCGCCGAAAGAGACTAGCCGCGGCCGCCGGCGGGGACGACCTCGGGTGTAGCCTCTACGAGCTCCCGCCCGGCAAGCGCGCGTGGCCGTACCACTACCACGCGGGCAACGCGGAGGCGCTGTACGTCCTCTCGGGGGAGGGAACCGTGCGCCACGCCGACGGAACGACCCCGATTCGCGCGGGCGACTACGTGGCGCTTCCCGCCGGCGAAGACGGTGCCCACCGGGTGGTCAACGACGCTGAGGACGTGCTCCGCTACCTCGCGATGTCCACGATGCGCGACCCGGACGTCCTCGTCTATCCCGACTCGGACAAGGTGGGCGCGATGGGCGGCGCGCCACCGGGCGGAACGGGCGAACGCGACGTGGACGCCTACTTCCGTCGCGACGACGCCGTCGACTACTGGGACGGCGAGGACGGGTGA
- a CDS encoding heterodisulfide reductase-related iron-sulfur binding cluster has translation MQADVTRETFWTIGPVGKAAFYYLAAVAIAVFLYGTYARFARYAAGEDDWFDRLDDLPRRVLRAAGIVASNRNQFDRDLYAGVMHAFILWGFLTLLIGTTILGIDLDFWRPVTGESFFVGDFYLSYSFVMDAMGLLFVVGVGMAIYRRYTEREGRLWGKHTSLEDDAFVWTLFALGVGGYVVEALRIVGSAQFADFERVSFVGYFLAGIFAEAGLTAGMAESLYAATWWSHALLAFAFIALIPYAKPFHMISSFANVVTRDEKAGVRLPGVPEDAGPDEIGYGSIEDFSWRHILDQDACTKCGRCSSVCPANASGRNLDPRDVILDLKQYRQDLDAGRTEEVEIVADGGDSVIAAESMESCMSCMACMDACPVDIEHVSEFTQMNRRLTETGQMDEMVQDAMMNVFQNGNTFGDPARKRPDWTEDLDFEVPDAREEDVEFLWYVGEYPSYDERNQRVARSLATLFERANVSYGILYEDEQHDGNDVRRVGEEGLFEMLVEDNTEAFASATFEKVVTTDPHSMNTFRNEYPEVSEFDDPVFHYTEVVENLVEQGRLGLDGTELDYTATYHDPCHLGRMNDVYEAPRDLVRASGVDLYEMPRNRSDSFCCGGGGGGLWMDQDEHTKPSEERLREALEDTDAGGAVEKFVVACPMCGTMYEDGRKTGNFEDDIEIVDIAELLCEALAAKDGVAVEAPADADGDDTTPAAAD, from the coding sequence ATGCAAGCCGACGTGACGCGCGAGACCTTCTGGACGATCGGTCCCGTCGGGAAGGCCGCCTTCTACTACCTCGCGGCGGTCGCGATCGCGGTGTTCCTCTACGGAACGTACGCGCGGTTCGCGCGCTACGCCGCCGGCGAGGACGACTGGTTCGACCGCCTCGACGACCTGCCGCGCCGGGTGCTACGGGCCGCCGGCATCGTCGCCTCGAACCGCAACCAGTTCGATCGCGACCTGTACGCGGGCGTGATGCACGCGTTCATCCTCTGGGGCTTTCTGACGCTGCTTATCGGGACGACGATCCTCGGGATCGATCTCGACTTCTGGCGACCCGTGACGGGCGAGTCGTTCTTCGTCGGGGACTTCTACCTCTCGTACTCGTTCGTCATGGACGCGATGGGTCTGCTGTTCGTCGTCGGCGTGGGCATGGCCATCTACCGCCGGTACACCGAGCGCGAGGGACGCTTGTGGGGCAAACACACCTCGCTAGAGGACGACGCGTTCGTGTGGACCCTGTTCGCGCTCGGCGTCGGCGGCTACGTGGTCGAGGCGCTCCGGATCGTCGGCTCCGCGCAGTTCGCCGACTTCGAGCGCGTGTCGTTCGTTGGCTACTTTCTCGCCGGCATCTTCGCCGAGGCCGGCCTGACCGCCGGGATGGCTGAGTCGCTGTACGCCGCGACCTGGTGGAGCCACGCGCTGCTGGCGTTCGCGTTCATCGCCCTGATCCCGTACGCGAAGCCGTTCCACATGATCTCCTCGTTCGCGAACGTCGTGACCCGCGACGAGAAGGCGGGCGTCCGGCTCCCCGGCGTCCCCGAGGACGCCGGCCCCGACGAGATCGGCTACGGTTCCATCGAGGACTTCTCGTGGCGCCACATTCTCGATCAGGACGCCTGCACGAAGTGCGGCCGCTGTTCGTCGGTGTGCCCGGCGAACGCCTCCGGTCGGAATCTCGACCCGCGCGACGTGATCCTCGACCTGAAACAGTATCGGCAAGACCTCGACGCCGGCCGTACGGAGGAGGTCGAGATCGTCGCCGACGGCGGCGACTCCGTCATCGCCGCCGAGTCCATGGAGTCGTGCATGTCCTGCATGGCCTGCATGGACGCCTGCCCCGTCGACATCGAGCACGTCTCGGAGTTCACCCAGATGAACCGCCGGCTCACCGAGACGGGCCAGATGGACGAGATGGTGCAAGACGCCATGATGAATGTGTTCCAGAACGGCAACACGTTCGGCGACCCCGCGCGCAAGCGCCCCGACTGGACCGAGGACCTCGACTTCGAGGTCCCCGACGCCCGCGAGGAGGACGTGGAGTTCCTCTGGTACGTCGGCGAGTACCCAAGCTACGACGAGCGCAACCAGCGCGTCGCGCGCTCGCTCGCGACGCTGTTCGAGCGCGCGAACGTCTCCTACGGGATCCTCTACGAGGACGAGCAGCACGACGGCAACGACGTGCGACGCGTCGGCGAGGAGGGCCTCTTCGAGATGCTCGTCGAGGACAACACCGAGGCGTTCGCGTCGGCGACCTTCGAGAAGGTGGTCACGACCGACCCGCACTCGATGAACACCTTCCGCAACGAGTACCCCGAGGTCTCGGAGTTCGACGACCCCGTCTTCCACTACACCGAGGTCGTCGAGAACCTCGTCGAGCAGGGTCGCCTCGGGCTGGACGGCACCGAACTCGACTACACCGCGACGTACCACGACCCGTGTCACCTCGGCCGGATGAACGACGTGTACGAGGCGCCCCGCGACCTCGTCCGCGCCAGCGGCGTCGACCTGTACGAGATGCCGCGCAACCGCTCGGACTCGTTCTGCTGTGGCGGCGGCGGCGGCGGCCTCTGGATGGATCAAGACGAGCACACGAAGCCCAGCGAGGAACGCCTCCGCGAGGCGCTGGAGGACACCGACGCCGGCGGCGCGGTCGAGAAGTTCGTCGTCGCCTGCCCGATGTGCGGGACGATGTACGAGGACGGTCGCAAGACGGGGAACTTCGAGGACGATATCGAGATCGTCGACATCGCCGAGTTGCTGTGTGAAGCGCTGGCGGCGAAGGACGGCGTCGCGGTCGAGGCACCCGCCGACGCCGACGGCGACGATACGACGCCCGCGGCGGCGGACTGA
- a CDS encoding redoxin domain-containing protein: protein MVDFDVVELPEADHVAVGDAAPEFTRPLVGDEYWTDTSLSDLDGPVALVFFPMDGAFPATYVWNEIRDRGWGRGDTEDVTVVGVSISSPYEHKTFVEERGMEYELFSDPSAEVGDLYGAVQDLDGMMGIREHRPAVFLLDADHVVEYAWVAAEWPDFPDYDEIEEQIHRL, encoded by the coding sequence ATGGTCGACTTCGACGTCGTCGAACTTCCGGAGGCGGACCACGTCGCCGTCGGCGATGCGGCGCCCGAGTTCACCCGGCCGCTCGTCGGGGACGAGTACTGGACTGACACCTCTCTGTCGGACCTCGACGGTCCGGTCGCGCTCGTGTTCTTCCCGATGGACGGCGCGTTCCCCGCGACGTACGTCTGGAACGAGATCCGCGACCGCGGGTGGGGCCGCGGCGACACCGAGGACGTGACCGTCGTCGGCGTCTCGATTTCGAGCCCGTACGAACACAAGACGTTCGTGGAGGAGCGCGGGATGGAGTACGAACTGTTCTCGGACCCCTCGGCCGAGGTCGGCGACCTGTACGGCGCCGTCCAGGACCTCGACGGAATGATGGGGATTCGCGAGCACCGCCCGGCGGTGTTCCTACTGGATGCGGACCACGTCGTCGAGTACGCGTGGGTCGCCGCCGAGTGGCCGGACTTCCCGGACTACGACGAGATCGAAGAGCAGATCCACCGCCTGTAA
- a CDS encoding acyl-CoA dehydrogenase family protein, with amino-acid sequence MLDYVGLEADLSAEEKLIRDTAREFVAEEVAPDIADHYEAGTFPTELIPEMGEIGFYAPNLEGYGSPNVSERAYGLLMQELEACDSGLRSMASVQGALVMYPIHAFGSEAQKEEWLPALGQGEAVGCFGLTEPEHGSNPSGMETRAERDADGFVLNGEKTWITNAPIADVAVVWARLASEEESPVRGFLVETDRDGVETPKIDEKLSMRASVTGGIVLDDVRVPEENVLPEVTGMKGPLSCLTQARYGIAWGAVGAARDCFETAREYQTDRDQFGGPIARFQIQQEKLAEMATQITLAQLLAYRLADLKERGDLRPQQVSMAKRNNVRMARNQARVAREMLGGNGITTDYSPMRHMSNLETVYTYEGTHDIHSLIIGEDLTGLAAYQ; translated from the coding sequence ATGCTCGATTACGTCGGTCTGGAGGCGGACCTCTCGGCCGAGGAGAAGTTGATCCGGGACACGGCCCGGGAGTTCGTCGCCGAGGAGGTCGCCCCCGACATCGCCGACCACTACGAGGCCGGGACGTTCCCCACCGAGTTGATCCCGGAGATGGGCGAGATCGGGTTTTACGCCCCGAACTTGGAGGGATACGGTTCGCCGAACGTCTCCGAGCGCGCGTACGGCCTGCTGATGCAGGAACTGGAGGCGTGCGACTCCGGCCTGCGCTCGATGGCCAGCGTCCAGGGCGCGCTCGTGATGTACCCGATCCACGCGTTCGGCAGCGAGGCCCAGAAGGAGGAGTGGCTCCCCGCGCTCGGGCAAGGGGAGGCCGTCGGCTGTTTCGGCCTGACGGAACCGGAGCACGGCTCGAACCCCTCGGGGATGGAGACGCGCGCCGAGCGCGACGCCGACGGCTTCGTCCTCAACGGCGAGAAGACGTGGATCACCAACGCCCCCATCGCCGACGTGGCGGTCGTGTGGGCGCGGCTCGCCTCCGAGGAGGAGTCGCCGGTGCGGGGGTTCCTCGTCGAGACCGACCGCGACGGGGTGGAAACGCCGAAGATTGACGAGAAGCTCTCGATGCGCGCGTCGGTCACCGGCGGCATCGTCCTCGACGACGTGCGCGTTCCCGAGGAGAACGTTCTGCCCGAGGTGACGGGGATGAAGGGGCCGCTGTCGTGTCTCACGCAGGCCCGATACGGCATCGCGTGGGGCGCCGTCGGCGCCGCCCGCGACTGCTTCGAGACCGCCCGCGAGTACCAGACCGACCGCGACCAGTTCGGCGGCCCCATCGCGCGCTTCCAGATCCAACAGGAGAAGCTCGCGGAGATGGCGACGCAGATCACCCTCGCGCAGTTGCTCGCGTACCGGCTTGCGGACCTGAAGGAGCGCGGCGATCTGCGCCCGCAGCAGGTGTCGATGGCCAAGCGAAACAACGTCCGGATGGCTCGGAATCAAGCGCGCGTCGCCCGAGAGATGCTCGGCGGCAACGGCATCACGACCGACTACTCGCCGATGCGCCACATGAGCAATCTGGAGACGGTGTACACCTACGAGGGGACCCACGACATCCACTCGCTCATCATCGGAGAGGACCTCACGGGTCTCGCCGCCTATCAGTGA
- a CDS encoding thiol-disulfide oxidoreductase DCC family protein translates to MSVPRLVYDDDCGFCTFVVSHALELGEFEAVGFSDLDEDDGLRARLPDDYEECMHLATDTAVYSCGEALEQVAKRTGAAGWWLTAAARGLPRYPEAREQIYRWAADRRALWGKLARHDSLSNGDVST, encoded by the coding sequence ATGTCCGTACCACGCCTCGTGTACGACGACGACTGCGGGTTTTGCACGTTCGTCGTCTCGCACGCGCTGGAGCTGGGCGAGTTCGAGGCCGTCGGCTTCTCCGACCTCGACGAGGACGACGGGCTGCGCGCGCGTCTGCCCGACGACTACGAGGAGTGCATGCACCTCGCCACCGACACCGCGGTGTACTCCTGCGGCGAGGCGCTCGAACAGGTCGCGAAGCGCACCGGCGCCGCCGGATGGTGGCTCACCGCGGCTGCGAGGGGGCTACCACGGTATCCTGAGGCGCGCGAGCAGATCTATCGGTGGGCTGCGGACCGCCGGGCGCTGTGGGGGAAGCTCGCGCGGCACGACTCGCTGTCGAACGGAGACGTCTCGACGTAG
- a CDS encoding CRISPR-associated protein Cas4, with product MSRDKVTFTDLATATYCPRQLYYDRREDDREPPPEATVRIELAFRYPELRDLDDAALAAESIDRPPDKYRAALARLTDRADWESLSSPTNTRVLLDGKDARGVAHKILGPIGAAAPRDDEGNPTGDPPVPVVVSPGEPPDQGVWEPQSVKAVAAMHALSWQEGRRIRRALVEYPAHGVVREVSLSVRRSGTYRRVLRSVRDMDGPPARLSGDTKCRECRHRANCGVKTRSLRSLIGL from the coding sequence GTGTCCCGGGACAAGGTGACGTTCACGGACCTCGCGACGGCGACGTACTGCCCGCGGCAACTGTACTACGACCGCCGCGAGGATGACCGCGAGCCGCCGCCGGAGGCGACCGTCCGGATCGAGCTCGCCTTCCGGTATCCCGAGCTGCGAGATCTGGACGACGCGGCCCTGGCGGCGGAATCGATCGATCGCCCGCCGGATAAGTACCGTGCGGCGCTCGCTCGGCTGACTGACCGAGCGGACTGGGAGTCGCTGTCGAGTCCGACGAACACGCGCGTCCTGCTCGACGGGAAGGACGCACGCGGCGTCGCGCACAAGATCCTCGGGCCGATCGGGGCGGCGGCGCCGCGAGACGACGAGGGGAACCCGACCGGGGACCCGCCGGTTCCGGTTGTCGTCTCGCCCGGCGAGCCGCCCGATCAGGGCGTGTGGGAGCCGCAGTCGGTGAAAGCCGTCGCGGCGATGCACGCCCTCTCGTGGCAGGAAGGGAGGCGGATCAGGCGCGCGCTCGTGGAGTACCCCGCCCACGGCGTCGTTCGCGAGGTCTCCCTGTCGGTCCGGCGCTCCGGAACGTACCGCCGGGTACTCCGTTCGGTTCGAGACATGGACGGCCCGCCGGCGCGGCTGTCGGGCGACACGAAGTGTCGAGAGTGCCGTCACCGAGCGAACTGCGGGGTGAAAACGCGGAGCCTGCGGAGCCTGATCGGACTGTGA
- a CDS encoding NEW3 domain-containing protein, with protein sequence MTATTATTPPAAAGQNHGPGDEIRIEGTVTDPVGEPAADAVVLIGESGALRERSAGELRSLAAADPPNVTVVRVADDGAFATAVDWRRADAAVAVSDRGISELRVLDHENATLALRLHERRPQTVFAHLGSVGHDERQGELLLSLVNNGETPIESLSVSVASLPEGWSIAGVRGDGRYRSANRTVEWPSVAPGEEIDTTVVVAVPQTATPGEYSVGLRVASATHAVAVENETVEVRPAETPGPTTAPPATNGDAAATTAGGDESPTGTTATAALSETTDPGGTSATGDGFGIATAIAGAATIAAAAVVFGHSRLG encoded by the coding sequence ATGACAGCGACAACAGCGACGACGCCACCCGCAGCCGCGGGGCAGAATCACGGTCCTGGGGACGAGATTCGGATCGAGGGAACGGTGACCGACCCCGTCGGAGAGCCGGCCGCCGATGCAGTCGTACTCATCGGAGAGTCCGGGGCCCTACGCGAGCGGTCGGCGGGCGAACTGCGGTCGCTCGCGGCGGCCGATCCGCCGAACGTGACCGTAGTCCGGGTCGCTGACGACGGCGCGTTCGCGACGGCCGTCGACTGGAGGCGTGCCGACGCCGCCGTCGCGGTGAGCGACCGCGGGATCAGCGAACTACGGGTACTCGACCACGAGAACGCGACGCTCGCGCTTCGTCTGCACGAGCGGCGGCCACAGACCGTCTTCGCGCACCTCGGTTCGGTCGGGCACGACGAACGACAGGGGGAACTGCTCCTCAGTCTCGTCAACAACGGCGAGACCCCGATCGAATCCCTCTCCGTGTCCGTCGCGTCGTTGCCCGAGGGCTGGTCGATAGCGGGCGTGCGGGGCGACGGCCGGTACCGGTCAGCGAACCGGACGGTCGAGTGGCCGTCAGTGGCGCCCGGCGAGGAGATCGACACGACGGTCGTCGTCGCGGTTCCGCAGACCGCCACGCCCGGCGAGTACTCGGTGGGGCTGCGGGTCGCCAGCGCGACCCACGCGGTCGCCGTCGAGAACGAGACCGTCGAGGTGCGTCCGGCGGAGACGCCGGGACCGACGACCGCGCCGCCGGCGACGAACGGGGACGCAGCCGCGACGACCGCGGGCGGGGACGAGTCGCCGACGGGGACGACCGCGACAGCCGCGCTGTCCGAGACAACCGACCCCGGCGGGACGAGCGCGACCGGCGACGGCTTCGGGATCGCGACAGCGATCGCCGGAGCGGCGACGATCGCGGCGGCCGCCGTCGTGTTCGGCCATAGCCGGTTGGGGTGA
- a CDS encoding L-threonylcarbamoyladenylate synthase: MNADGSDRGLTDADIERAAEAVRAGDPVVYPTETVYGLGADATDPTAVERVYELKDRSRDKPLSVAFGGVEAALSLVPASDRAERFARAFLPGPVTVVVDRGDALAPELTDGGPRVGIRVPDHRTARTLAGAAGPITATSANRSGAGSVRRVADLDPRIRDGCAVVLDGGETPGGESTVVDPDRGVIHRAGPLADEIREWLASEP; encoded by the coding sequence ATGAACGCCGACGGATCGGACCGCGGACTGACGGACGCTGATATCGAGCGCGCCGCGGAGGCGGTGCGCGCCGGCGACCCCGTTGTCTATCCGACCGAGACGGTGTACGGGCTCGGCGCCGACGCCACCGACCCCACCGCGGTCGAGCGCGTGTACGAGCTGAAGGACCGCTCGCGCGACAAGCCGCTGTCGGTCGCGTTCGGGGGCGTCGAGGCGGCGCTGTCGCTCGTGCCCGCGAGCGACCGCGCCGAACGGTTCGCGCGGGCGTTCCTCCCGGGGCCAGTGACCGTCGTCGTCGACCGCGGCGACGCGCTGGCGCCCGAGCTCACCGACGGCGGGCCGCGGGTCGGGATCCGCGTCCCGGATCACCGAACTGCGCGGACGCTTGCGGGCGCCGCGGGCCCGATCACCGCGACGAGTGCGAACCGCTCGGGCGCCGGGAGCGTCCGCCGGGTCGCCGATCTCGACCCGCGGATCCGCGACGGCTGTGCGGTCGTGCTCGACGGCGGCGAGACGCCCGGCGGCGAGAGCACCGTCGTCGATCCGGATCGCGGCGTCATCCACCGCGCCGGCCCACTGGCCGACGAGATCCGCGAGTGGCTGGCGAGCGAACCCTGA
- a CDS encoding hemolysin family protein: protein MGLSPVHALRGAPAQLGGLTNAVPITDTTITVGGVVAIVVLIGLSAFFSSSEIAMFSLASHRVEQLVEDGRLGAEAVKELKNDPHRLLVTILVGNNIVNIAMSSIATGLFAIYMSQGQAVVAATFGITALVLLFGESAPKSYAVENTESWALRIARPLQLSEIVLFPLIVVFDYLTRVINKVTGGRSAIETSYVTRDEIQNMIQTGEREGVIEEEEREMLDRIFRFNQTIAKEVMTPRLDVTAVPKDASIDEAIETCVQADHERVPVYEGNLDNITGVVNIRDLVRARYYGEGENDLASVVQPTLHVPESKNADELLEEMQETRMQMVVVIDEFGTTEGILTLEDMVEEIVGEILEGDEEEPFEFVEDNTVLVRGEVNIDEVNEVLDIELPEGQEFETLAGFVFNRAGRLVEEGEEIDYEGVKIRIEEVDNTRIMRARVTVTEEYFQNDEEAEAGAEAES, encoded by the coding sequence ATGGGTTTGTCGCCGGTACACGCACTCAGAGGGGCGCCCGCGCAACTCGGCGGACTCACGAACGCCGTGCCAATCACTGACACGACGATCACCGTCGGCGGCGTCGTCGCGATCGTCGTGCTCATTGGCCTCTCCGCGTTCTTCTCCTCCTCGGAGATCGCGATGTTCTCGTTGGCCAGCCACCGGGTCGAACAGCTCGTCGAAGACGGTCGCCTCGGCGCCGAGGCGGTCAAGGAGCTGAAGAACGACCCGCACCGACTGCTCGTGACGATCCTCGTCGGGAACAACATCGTCAACATCGCGATGTCCTCCATCGCGACCGGGCTGTTCGCCATCTACATGAGCCAGGGGCAAGCCGTCGTCGCGGCGACGTTCGGGATCACCGCGCTCGTGCTCCTGTTCGGCGAGTCCGCGCCCAAGAGCTACGCCGTCGAGAACACCGAGTCGTGGGCGCTGCGGATCGCCCGCCCGCTACAGCTGTCCGAGATCGTTCTGTTCCCGCTGATCGTCGTCTTCGACTACCTCACCCGCGTCATCAACAAGGTCACCGGCGGACGGTCGGCTATCGAGACCTCCTACGTCACTCGCGACGAGATCCAGAACATGATCCAGACCGGGGAGCGCGAGGGCGTCATCGAGGAGGAGGAGCGGGAGATGCTCGACCGCATCTTCCGGTTCAACCAGACCATCGCCAAGGAGGTGATGACGCCGCGTCTCGACGTGACCGCGGTGCCGAAGGACGCCTCTATCGACGAGGCGATCGAGACGTGCGTGCAGGCCGACCACGAGCGCGTCCCCGTCTACGAGGGGAACCTCGACAACATCACCGGGGTCGTGAACATCCGCGATCTGGTCCGCGCGCGCTACTACGGCGAAGGCGAGAACGACCTCGCCAGCGTCGTCCAGCCGACGCTGCACGTCCCCGAGTCGAAGAACGCCGACGAGCTGCTCGAGGAGATGCAGGAGACGCGGATGCAGATGGTCGTCGTCATCGACGAGTTCGGCACCACCGAGGGGATCCTCACCCTGGAGGACATGGTCGAGGAGATCGTCGGCGAGATCCTCGAGGGCGACGAGGAGGAGCCGTTCGAGTTCGTCGAAGACAACACCGTCCTCGTGCGCGGCGAGGTCAACATCGACGAGGTGAACGAGGTGCTCGATATCGAACTCCCGGAGGGTCAGGAGTTCGAGACGCTTGCGGGATTCGTGTTCAACCGCGCCGGCCGGCTCGTCGAGGAGGGCGAAGAGATCGACTACGAGGGCGTGAAGATCCGCATCGAGGAGGTCGACAACACGCGGATCATGCGCGCCCGCGTCACCGTCACCGAGGAGTACTTCCAAAACGACGAGGAGGCGGAGGCGGGCGCGGAAGCAGAGAGCTGA
- a CDS encoding glutaredoxin family protein → MPEPQITLYRLQACPYCERVVRKLKQYDLDYESRFVEPMHADRNAVARLTGKRSVPAIRDEHTGVTMSESGNIVEYLDNTYGDGAAGGA, encoded by the coding sequence ATGCCCGAACCGCAGATCACGTTGTACCGACTGCAGGCGTGTCCGTACTGCGAGCGCGTCGTCCGGAAGCTGAAGCAGTACGACCTGGATTACGAGTCGCGGTTCGTGGAGCCGATGCACGCCGATCGGAACGCGGTCGCGCGGCTCACCGGCAAGCGCTCGGTGCCCGCGATCCGCGACGAACACACCGGCGTAACGATGTCCGAGTCGGGGAACATCGTCGAGTACCTCGACAACACCTACGGCGACGGCGCGGCGGGGGGTGCCTGA
- a CDS encoding conditioned medium-induced protein 4, whose product MDEKTEELRDIFLDATGDDTVTERQEEGHGSLARETDATEQVADLVARMSERYEFDSGRSDDDLVRVVTLYFEGADDAAIADDLGTDEGAVFDARMDLHLVRDGDREAPFDLSQLRSMHVDGVATDERAARLDADEATVEHYSRVVAADLESTRANDRFRDEFADLLAEQDLKGGHTEDAREDGLREAAEDIETNVSF is encoded by the coding sequence ATGGACGAGAAGACGGAGGAACTCCGCGACATCTTCCTCGACGCGACGGGCGACGACACCGTCACCGAGCGTCAGGAGGAGGGGCACGGCTCGCTCGCTCGCGAGACCGACGCCACCGAGCAGGTCGCCGACCTCGTCGCGCGGATGTCCGAGCGCTACGAGTTCGACTCCGGGCGCTCCGACGACGATCTCGTTCGGGTCGTCACCCTGTACTTCGAGGGCGCTGACGACGCCGCCATCGCCGACGATCTCGGAACCGATGAGGGGGCGGTCTTCGACGCGCGGATGGACCTCCACCTCGTCCGCGACGGCGACCGGGAGGCGCCGTTCGACCTCTCGCAGCTCCGATCGATGCACGTCGACGGCGTGGCGACCGACGAGCGCGCCGCCCGACTCGACGCCGACGAGGCGACCGTCGAGCACTACTCGAGGGTCGTCGCCGCCGACCTGGAGTCGACGCGGGCGAACGACCGCTTCCGCGACGAGTTCGCCGACCTGCTCGCCGAGCAGGACCTCAAGGGGGGTCACACCGAGGACGCCCGCGAGGACGGGCTTCGAGAGGCCGCCGAGGACATCGAGACGAACGTTTCATTCTAA
- a CDS encoding 4Fe-4S dicluster domain-containing protein has product MGIDPNFDDNREKAGEENGLDVWGPVDPPEKLGIHGAHVAVDYDICIADGACLENCPVDVFDWVDTPDHPESERKVEPTREDQCIDCMLCVDICPVDAIDVDASRS; this is encoded by the coding sequence ATGGGAATCGATCCGAACTTCGACGACAACCGCGAGAAGGCCGGCGAGGAGAACGGCCTCGACGTGTGGGGGCCGGTCGACCCGCCGGAGAAGCTCGGCATCCACGGCGCCCACGTCGCCGTCGACTACGACATCTGCATCGCCGACGGCGCGTGCCTCGAGAACTGCCCGGTCGACGTGTTCGACTGGGTGGACACGCCCGACCACCCCGAAAGCGAGCGGAAGGTCGAGCCGACCCGCGAGGACCAGTGTATCGACTGCATGCTGTGCGTGGATATCTGCCCGGTCGACGCGATCGACGTGGACGCCTCGCGGTCGTAA